A genomic segment from Chitinophaga niabensis encodes:
- a CDS encoding voltage-gated chloride channel family protein produces the protein MKRSFEHFFIARHLLYWTVLAIPVSIVAGSLVALFLWLLDLVTRFRWEHEWLLYLLPPAGVVIHFLYKLWGKNAEAGNNLIMEEIHEPGGGVPARMAPLVLITTLITHLFGGSAGREGTAVQIGGSMAQLLGKWFRLSKEDIRIILMMGIAAGFGAVFGTPLTGAIFALEVIAIGRIKYNALVPCLIASLFADIVCSAWGIHHTAYHINLTTLSRFDYLLIAKVILAGVAFGLAGSLFAAASHGVKALANRAIKHYKWMIPATGGLIIIALTFITGTTDYLGLGVTAKSPDGISIVNAFHENGVTSWSWLWKLVFTAVTLGMGFKGGEVTPLFFIGAALGNTLAILTGAPVDLFAGLGFIAVFAAATNTPIACTIMGAELFGTDHILYFAIACFTAYYFSGHSGIYSAQRVAVTKPGSGDQ, from the coding sequence ATGAAAAGATCCTTTGAACATTTCTTCATCGCACGTCATCTGCTGTACTGGACCGTACTGGCTATTCCCGTATCCATCGTGGCCGGCTCGCTGGTAGCTTTATTCCTCTGGCTGCTGGACCTTGTTACCCGGTTCCGCTGGGAGCATGAGTGGCTGCTTTATCTATTACCACCCGCAGGGGTCGTTATTCATTTCCTCTATAAGTTATGGGGGAAAAATGCGGAAGCAGGGAATAACCTGATTATGGAAGAGATCCATGAACCAGGTGGTGGCGTACCTGCCCGGATGGCACCCTTAGTACTTATCACCACATTGATCACGCATTTATTCGGAGGTTCTGCAGGAAGGGAAGGAACTGCGGTACAGATCGGTGGCAGCATGGCGCAGTTATTAGGCAAATGGTTCCGTCTTTCCAAAGAAGATATCCGCATCATACTGATGATGGGTATTGCCGCAGGCTTCGGAGCTGTATTTGGTACACCGCTTACCGGTGCCATCTTTGCGCTGGAAGTGATCGCTATCGGAAGGATCAAATACAATGCACTGGTTCCCTGCCTCATAGCCAGTTTGTTTGCAGATATTGTTTGCAGTGCCTGGGGCATTCATCATACGGCATACCATATCAATCTCACAACACTTAGTCGTTTTGATTATTTATTGATAGCAAAAGTGATCCTGGCAGGTGTAGCCTTTGGACTGGCAGGGTCCTTATTTGCAGCAGCCTCTCATGGTGTGAAAGCATTGGCGAACCGCGCCATTAAGCACTATAAATGGATGATCCCGGCCACAGGAGGACTGATCATCATAGCACTCACATTTATTACAGGTACCACTGATTATCTCGGCCTGGGCGTTACCGCTAAATCTCCGGATGGGATCTCTATTGTGAATGCTTTTCATGAAAACGGTGTTACCTCCTGGAGCTGGCTTTGGAAGCTGGTGTTTACCGCAGTTACTTTAGGAATGGGATTTAAAGGGGGAGAAGTAACACCCCTGTTCTTCATTGGTGCTGCATTGGGTAATACCCTGGCCATCTTAACCGGCGCACCGGTAGACCTCTTTGCCGGCTTAGGTTTCATTGCCGTATTCGCCGCCGCTACCAATACCCCCATCGCCTGTACCATCATGGGGGCAGAACTCTTTGGCACAGATCATATCCTGTACTTCGCGATTGCCTGCTTCACCGCATACTATTTCAGCGGGCATTCAGGGATCTATTCCGCACAGCGGGTAGCTGTTACCAAACCGGGAAGCGGGGATCAATAA
- a CDS encoding glycoside hydrolase family 2 TIM barrel-domain containing protein, with the protein MQEKYPEMRFLHHFPDCAVENSSLSCPSDKLIMQIKKYFLLAVALVGACSTQAQQKTRLNNGWEFLRSDLGGVWEAVRPVGKGAPEASPLWETVSLPHCVNANDCVDPDLNYYQGPAWYRTQLKISNPYANGRTLLHFEGAGQKTEVYVYTTKVGTHTGGYDEWTVDITEAVAAFQKNPAYKQQFRENIPVSIRTDNSRDLEMIPSSLSDFNVYGGIYRYLNLVYAPALSIQRLKVVTEAAGNVAVEAFLYNKNGSNKATFKTVLKDPAGKVVDQASAEIDRLDGRASIPVAAFKVKQPKLWSTASPALYTVETSVTTGTDTYTQIEKIGFRSFEFKKQGPFFLNGQRLLLNGTHRHEDHAGVAAAMTDDMMRREMILMKDMGVNFIRLGHYQQSRTILQLCDSLGIVVWEEIPWCRGGLGGKTYQEQAKRMLTNMIEQHHNHPSVIIWGLGNENDWPGDFPEFDKEKIRTFMKELNDLSHKLDPSRKTAIRRCDFCKDIVDVYSPSIWAGWYRGIYTEYKQTSEDEFKKVDRFLHVEWGGDSHAGRHSETPDKALQNIKTGNGTDERAGDASLYGGAARVSKDGDWSESYICNLMDWHLKEQETMPWLTGTAQWVFKDFSTPIRPDNPVPYMNQKGLVERDLTPKDAYYVFQSYWATKTMARIYGHSWPVRWGSEGESKMVKVYSNCEEAELFVNGKSAGKKKRSSQDFPAAGLRWDVVFNKGKNEVKVVARKGKETVQDQVSFEYQTEKWSKPAKMTLQQIALENGIATLEVKAFDSNNVYCPDAANWVRFSLAGDGKLIDNQGTSSGSRFVQLYSGRAIIRIDTKNGKNVAAVKSEGMETVTLSLK; encoded by the coding sequence ATGCAAGAAAAGTATCCTGAAATGCGATTTCTCCATCATTTCCCTGATTGTGCGGTTGAGAACTCTTCCTTATCTTGCCCTTCTGATAAACTGATCATGCAAATTAAAAAGTACTTTTTACTGGCTGTAGCGCTGGTAGGCGCCTGCTCCACACAGGCCCAGCAAAAAACAAGACTAAACAATGGTTGGGAATTCCTGCGTTCGGATCTGGGAGGCGTCTGGGAAGCCGTACGCCCTGTGGGCAAAGGCGCGCCGGAGGCATCTCCTTTATGGGAAACAGTTTCTCTTCCGCATTGCGTTAATGCAAACGATTGCGTAGATCCTGATCTTAACTATTACCAGGGCCCCGCGTGGTACCGCACTCAGCTGAAGATCAGCAACCCTTATGCAAATGGCAGAACGCTCCTGCACTTTGAAGGTGCCGGTCAGAAAACAGAAGTATATGTATACACTACCAAAGTAGGCACCCATACCGGTGGTTACGATGAATGGACGGTAGACATCACAGAGGCAGTAGCGGCTTTCCAAAAGAACCCTGCCTATAAGCAGCAGTTCAGGGAAAATATTCCTGTATCCATCAGAACAGATAACAGTCGTGATCTGGAAATGATCCCTTCCAGTTTATCTGACTTTAATGTATATGGCGGCATCTATCGTTACCTGAACCTCGTGTATGCACCAGCCTTATCTATCCAAAGACTGAAGGTGGTAACGGAAGCAGCAGGTAATGTGGCTGTGGAAGCTTTCCTGTATAATAAGAACGGGTCCAATAAAGCAACATTTAAAACAGTACTGAAAGACCCCGCCGGCAAAGTTGTTGATCAGGCTTCCGCTGAGATCGACCGGCTGGATGGCAGGGCCTCCATCCCTGTTGCCGCATTCAAAGTAAAACAGCCCAAACTATGGAGCACCGCATCTCCTGCATTGTACACAGTGGAAACATCGGTTACCACAGGAACTGATACCTATACACAGATCGAAAAGATCGGTTTCCGTTCTTTTGAATTCAAAAAGCAGGGACCTTTCTTCCTGAACGGGCAAAGGCTTTTATTAAACGGTACGCACCGCCATGAAGATCATGCAGGTGTAGCCGCAGCGATGACGGATGATATGATGCGCAGGGAAATGATCCTCATGAAAGACATGGGCGTTAACTTCATCCGCCTGGGCCATTATCAGCAATCCCGTACCATCCTGCAGCTATGCGACAGTCTTGGTATTGTAGTATGGGAAGAGATCCCCTGGTGCCGTGGCGGACTCGGTGGCAAAACCTACCAGGAGCAGGCAAAACGTATGCTCACCAATATGATCGAACAGCATCACAATCATCCTTCCGTGATCATCTGGGGCCTCGGTAATGAGAACGACTGGCCCGGCGACTTCCCTGAATTTGATAAGGAAAAGATCCGCACGTTCATGAAAGAACTGAATGATCTTTCTCATAAACTGGATCCTTCCCGCAAGACCGCTATCCGCCGTTGTGATTTCTGTAAGGATATTGTGGATGTATATTCTCCATCTATCTGGGCAGGCTGGTACCGTGGTATCTATACAGAGTATAAACAAACTTCAGAAGACGAATTCAAAAAAGTGGACCGCTTCCTGCATGTAGAGTGGGGGGGCGACAGCCATGCCGGCCGCCATTCTGAAACACCGGATAAAGCATTGCAAAATATCAAAACAGGTAATGGTACAGATGAACGTGCAGGCGACGCTTCCCTGTATGGTGGTGCAGCACGTGTATCCAAAGACGGAGACTGGAGCGAAAGTTATATCTGCAACCTGATGGACTGGCACCTGAAAGAGCAGGAAACCATGCCATGGCTCACAGGTACAGCGCAATGGGTGTTCAAAGATTTCTCTACACCCATACGGCCTGATAACCCTGTGCCCTATATGAACCAGAAAGGCCTGGTAGAAAGAGACCTAACACCCAAGGATGCCTATTACGTGTTTCAGTCGTACTGGGCAACAAAAACCATGGCAAGGATCTATGGCCATTCCTGGCCGGTAAGATGGGGCAGTGAAGGAGAAAGCAAAATGGTGAAAGTATATTCCAATTGTGAAGAAGCAGAGTTGTTTGTAAACGGAAAGAGTGCCGGTAAAAAGAAACGCAGCAGCCAGGACTTCCCTGCAGCAGGTTTACGCTGGGATGTAGTGTTCAATAAAGGAAAGAACGAAGTGAAAGTAGTGGCACGCAAAGGAAAAGAAACCGTACAGGACCAGGTATCCTTTGAATATCAAACGGAGAAATGGAGTAAACCAGCAAAGATGACCCTGCAGCAGATAGCATTGGAGAATGGTATTGCCACACTGGAAGTAAAAGCATTTGACAGCAATAATGTGTATTGCCCGGATGCTGCCAATTGGGTAAGGTTCTCACTGGCAGGAGATGGTAAACTGATAGACAACCAGGGTACTTCCTCCGGATCAAGATTTGTGCAATTATACAGCGGTAGAGCGATCATTCGTATTGATACTAAAAATGGAAAGAATGTAGCTGCGGTGAAAAGTGAAGGCATGGAAACAGTTACATTAAGCCTGAAATAA
- a CDS encoding LexA family protein, whose protein sequence is MRIVARQENLQFYTIQERETLPLPYVSTPVKAGFPSPAQDFMEEDIDLVAFLGMNKPSVYIVRVDGNSMQDEHIPDNSYLVVDRSLKPQPHDIVVAVLNGEFTVKTLVKSTAGWMLYPANAVYDPIMIREGDEFQVWGVVAQVIIDRKEMRKRH, encoded by the coding sequence ATGAGAATCGTTGCCCGGCAGGAGAACCTGCAATTTTACACTATCCAGGAGAGAGAAACGCTGCCTTTGCCCTATGTCAGCACACCTGTTAAAGCCGGTTTCCCCTCTCCGGCACAGGACTTCATGGAAGAAGATATAGACCTCGTTGCTTTTTTAGGTATGAACAAACCTTCCGTATACATCGTACGGGTAGATGGTAATTCCATGCAGGACGAACATATTCCGGACAATAGTTACCTGGTGGTAGACAGGTCCCTGAAGCCACAACCACATGATATTGTAGTAGCGGTGCTGAATGGAGAGTTCACCGTTAAAACCCTGGTGAAATCTACCGCCGGCTGGATGTTATATCCTGCCAATGCGGTGTACGATCCTATTATGATCAGGGAAGGAGACGAGTTCCAGGTATGGGGTGTGGTAGCCCAGGTGATCATTGACCGCAAAGAAATGAGAAAGCGGCATTGA
- a CDS encoding DNA/RNA non-specific endonuclease, with protein sequence MSTTKGFDPWFLGKKLPLPKVSKRNCAPMHNKGGYEVKYIHYSAFVHRTRGFPLMTAVNIKGQAYNAKKRVEGEPWAFSDQLPESFQVENGFYRNDQNTFDRGHMVRRVDPCWGDDATSLAAELDTFKWVNCTPQHKKLNQKGGIWYQLEQHIIEKGVKGKTAADISVFAGPVLADNDKVFKVKYNNAYLQIPVVFWKVIVWKKADGKLYAVGFMMSQWQFIKKKLIDPPERALQKAAKPKLADNYFENLEFSDHKTYQVPVSAIEQQTGISFKWSNVSFPYKTKQYKAVEGVKLPKVYPFASREIKPLSRQQVTEAVKNGLGGMLKRYELKGIKL encoded by the coding sequence ATGAGCACTACTAAAGGATTTGATCCCTGGTTCCTTGGAAAGAAATTGCCCTTACCAAAAGTTTCCAAAAGAAATTGCGCCCCCATGCATAATAAAGGAGGGTACGAAGTGAAGTATATCCACTACAGCGCTTTCGTACACAGGACCCGCGGTTTCCCGCTTATGACCGCCGTGAACATCAAAGGGCAGGCATACAATGCAAAGAAAAGGGTAGAAGGGGAGCCATGGGCATTCTCTGACCAGTTGCCTGAATCGTTCCAGGTAGAGAATGGTTTTTATAGAAATGATCAGAACACATTTGACCGCGGGCATATGGTGAGAAGAGTAGATCCCTGCTGGGGAGATGATGCTACCTCACTCGCAGCAGAACTGGATACTTTCAAATGGGTGAACTGCACACCGCAACATAAAAAGCTGAACCAGAAAGGCGGGATCTGGTACCAGTTGGAACAGCACATTATTGAAAAGGGGGTGAAAGGTAAAACCGCAGCAGATATCAGTGTGTTTGCAGGGCCTGTATTAGCGGATAACGACAAAGTATTCAAAGTAAAATATAACAACGCTTACCTGCAGATCCCTGTAGTGTTCTGGAAAGTGATCGTTTGGAAAAAAGCAGATGGCAAATTATATGCTGTTGGTTTTATGATGAGCCAATGGCAGTTTATAAAGAAGAAACTGATCGATCCGCCGGAACGGGCACTGCAAAAGGCAGCTAAACCCAAACTGGCGGATAATTATTTTGAAAACCTGGAGTTCAGTGATCACAAAACTTACCAGGTACCTGTCTCTGCCATAGAACAGCAAACAGGCATCTCCTTTAAATGGAGCAATGTGAGCTTCCCTTATAAGACCAAACAATATAAAGCAGTAGAAGGCGTAAAACTGCCCAAAGTATACCCATTCGCATCCCGGGAGATCAAACCCCTCTCCAGACAGCAGGTAACAGAAGCTGTGAAGAATGGATTGGGCGGCATGCTGAAAAGATACGAGTTGAAGGGTATTAAGCTATAA
- a CDS encoding outer membrane beta-barrel protein produces MKRKLLLMTAILALAFTTTHAQTGKFYIKAAGGYFFSVSNGQFPDVGPYPPRDQHDAVNPATGAITTLSEKVLTGSYGEGFRGGLTLGYNFNKYIGIEGTFNYFQSVKNLMTRNVTTIQGTATTVGSVESRGHVNAIDFAPSLVFSPGLEKWNPYVRFGFVVPLWGRLNIGTEATRTSAVPGQPATVVAQTAIHREEEVKPSPTIGFQGALGVTYAVAKRFDIFLETEYRNVPVKSKSKEVTAYNEVTNIVNTTNGTVITTQRRGLNDLSTAERETDYVTTLDQNSNTPTGTTGSKTNYKNDNAPSNDLKSYINIGGLGANLGVRLRF; encoded by the coding sequence ATGAAACGGAAGCTTTTGCTTATGACTGCCATCTTAGCTTTGGCATTTACCACTACCCATGCACAGACAGGTAAGTTTTACATAAAAGCCGCCGGGGGCTATTTCTTCAGTGTTTCCAATGGCCAGTTCCCGGATGTTGGGCCCTATCCTCCAAGAGATCAGCACGATGCCGTAAACCCCGCTACCGGCGCCATTACCACGCTTTCTGAAAAAGTACTGACCGGCTCTTACGGAGAAGGTTTCAGAGGAGGTTTAACGCTGGGATATAACTTCAATAAGTATATAGGCATAGAAGGTACTTTCAATTACTTCCAGAGTGTGAAGAACCTGATGACACGTAATGTTACCACCATCCAGGGAACTGCAACAACAGTAGGCAGTGTGGAATCAAGGGGGCATGTGAATGCCATAGATTTTGCACCCAGCCTGGTCTTCAGCCCCGGCCTTGAAAAATGGAACCCTTACGTGCGCTTTGGTTTTGTAGTACCGTTGTGGGGGCGTTTGAATATAGGAACAGAAGCTACCCGTACCAGTGCCGTTCCCGGGCAGCCGGCAACTGTAGTGGCACAAACTGCCATACACCGTGAGGAAGAAGTGAAACCAAGCCCTACCATCGGTTTCCAGGGAGCGCTGGGTGTTACCTATGCTGTAGCCAAACGTTTCGATATCTTCCTGGAAACAGAATACAGGAACGTACCGGTGAAGAGCAAAAGCAAAGAAGTAACAGCTTATAATGAAGTAACCAATATTGTAAATACCACTAATGGAACGGTGATCACCACACAACGGAGAGGGCTGAACGATCTCAGCACTGCGGAAAGGGAAACGGATTATGTGACCACGCTGGACCAGAATTCCAACACACCAACCGGCACTACCGGTTCTAAAACAAATTATAAGAATGATAACGCGCCTTCCAACGACCTGAAGTCCTATATCAATATAGGCGGTCTTGGTGCCAACCTGGGTGTACGGTTACGTTTCTGA
- a CDS encoding AraC family transcriptional regulator, which translates to MLRKKEGFEGQRAIIVPRKIITDLCVSNPVIEGAFVTDIGYYPKAKYHFRQRLHGIDQNILIYCVEGKGTAQIGKRKYSLAPDTFVVIPAGSAHSYAADENDSWTIYWAHFKGPAANAIVEAMIRQHNGHSGTITFQQKRLHLFEDIYASLERGYGNDNLCYANMCLWHFLSSFMYDDKFNLSEKKQSTDVVEMSINYMQQQLSKMLTLANIAQSVNLSASHYSSIFRKKTGFAPMEYFNHLKIQKACQYLIFTDLRVKEIAYKLGMEDPYYFSRMFNKLMGVSPNHYRTKRGT; encoded by the coding sequence ATGTTAAGAAAAAAAGAAGGATTCGAAGGCCAGCGGGCCATTATTGTTCCAAGGAAGATCATCACTGATCTCTGCGTCAGCAACCCGGTCATTGAAGGAGCTTTTGTAACGGATATCGGCTATTATCCTAAGGCGAAATATCACTTTCGTCAGCGGCTTCATGGCATTGATCAGAACATCCTGATCTATTGTGTGGAAGGAAAGGGAACTGCGCAAATTGGCAAACGTAAATATTCACTGGCACCGGATACTTTTGTAGTGATACCTGCGGGCAGTGCCCATAGTTATGCGGCAGATGAAAATGATTCCTGGACCATCTATTGGGCGCATTTCAAAGGCCCTGCTGCCAATGCCATCGTGGAAGCCATGATCCGGCAGCACAACGGGCATAGCGGTACCATCACTTTTCAGCAAAAGCGTTTACATCTTTTTGAAGATATCTATGCCAGCCTGGAAAGGGGTTATGGAAATGATAACCTGTGTTATGCCAATATGTGCTTATGGCATTTCTTATCTTCATTTATGTACGATGATAAGTTCAACCTGTCTGAAAAAAAACAAAGTACGGATGTGGTGGAAATGTCTATCAACTATATGCAACAGCAGTTATCCAAAATGCTTACGCTGGCTAATATTGCACAATCCGTTAACCTGTCCGCCTCTCATTATTCCAGCATCTTCCGGAAGAAAACGGGCTTTGCCCCTATGGAGTACTTCAATCACCTGAAGATCCAGAAGGCATGCCAGTACCTGATATTCACGGATCTCCGGGTGAAAGAAATAGCGTACAAACTGGGGATGGAAGACCCCTATTATTTTTCGCGGATGTTCAATAAACTGATGGGTGTTTCTCCCAATCATTACCGCACTAAAAGAGGCACTTGA
- a CDS encoding SusC/RagA family TonB-linked outer membrane protein, with amino-acid sequence MKKHFQLFWVFSFIFCHAAFSQGSVIKGKITGSNQSPLPNISVQVKGTGTGAITNPQGEFSLTAPADATLIISSIGFIKKEVPVSGRQFIAVTLEEDSKQLTDVVVIGYQSTARKNVTTAISSVSAKDIEPYTSGTVATAIQGKLAGVQVMAADGSVGSQPRILVRGLSSITGNTTPLVIVDGMEIGYNFMNTINPLDIANIDILKDASAASIYGARSGQGVILITTKRGKGTPQINFQATYGIATPPKIKIAGAQEYAATMNKIAVNSGTALPFPDVSTLKDNNYWDQTFGQGTKQSYNMSVTGGKEGLSVFGSMGYYSESSYAGDRGGQWKKATARLNVDWDLNKVVKLGFGLAPRYENYPFAPLNLTWPAFAMDPTVAPYRTEAEVRASLPALTGTFADFLTAFNPYYSMPGRSSFNGIISPEFNLRTNFDKREYFGGQFNTYLELKPLKGLVLKTALDATANFSQQNTYAPKYYFATNSYNAKTTVGTNTSYNSRLKITNTADYTLPLPADHAVNVLLGHSYDNYTTKGSNASRENIPFDTEPFRFINGGNLVTGGGGGYQPGAAPFGKMLSFFGSLRYNYKEKYYLSGAMRADASSLVNPLYRWGYFPSVSGAWVVSQEPFFESISQTLSYFKLRAGWGRSGGNLPGSVGEYMSYVTPVNYVDANGGPIYGYTPGTISNPELRWEIQEDYTVGFDATLFHDKLNVTVERYVKTPNNLSLTVRVDPVLGYPQGYISTQNVNIGKMTTKGWDIAVGYKDNITRKLSFGVNLTLSQFKSTINYLSTSDPIIGGEANEVISTFRSRTTVGHAPGVWWGYIVDGVFQTNEEAAAYVNKNGVRLQPQATAGDLKFRDYNGDGKLDNSDLSDIGSPYPKFSGGLTLTLNYSNFDFRTELYGVFGQQNFNNYRRNMVPGPNYNFLSGFQDQFWSGPGSTNSFPVLRKTDLNGNFTKMSTFFLEKGNFVRCNVMQLGYTVPPKLIKGIKNIRVYVSAQNLFTITNYSGLNPDVPWYSSISYNGLDNYQMLVPRTYLFGLNIGL; translated from the coding sequence ATGAAAAAACACTTCCAGCTCTTCTGGGTTTTTTCCTTCATTTTTTGCCATGCCGCTTTTTCACAAGGCTCGGTCATTAAAGGAAAGATCACCGGCAGCAATCAATCTCCCTTGCCAAATATTTCTGTACAGGTGAAAGGAACCGGTACAGGAGCAATCACCAATCCTCAGGGTGAATTTTCACTCACAGCTCCGGCCGACGCAACACTGATCATCTCTTCCATTGGTTTCATTAAAAAGGAAGTACCGGTATCCGGCCGCCAGTTTATTGCTGTTACATTGGAAGAGGACAGTAAACAACTGACAGATGTGGTAGTGATCGGCTACCAGTCTACCGCCAGGAAGAATGTAACCACCGCTATTTCTTCCGTATCAGCCAAAGATATTGAACCGTATACCTCCGGCACTGTAGCCACAGCTATACAAGGTAAGCTCGCGGGTGTGCAGGTGATGGCTGCAGACGGTTCTGTGGGTTCACAACCCCGCATCCTGGTGCGCGGTCTTAGTAGTATCACAGGCAATACCACGCCGCTGGTGATCGTAGATGGAATGGAAATAGGCTACAATTTCATGAATACCATTAACCCCCTGGATATCGCGAATATCGATATCCTGAAAGATGCTTCCGCTGCTTCCATCTATGGTGCCCGTTCTGGTCAGGGCGTGATCCTGATCACCACAAAACGTGGTAAAGGTACCCCGCAGATCAACTTCCAGGCTACCTATGGTATTGCCACACCACCTAAAATTAAGATCGCAGGTGCGCAGGAATATGCCGCCACCATGAACAAGATCGCAGTGAACAGCGGAACCGCGCTTCCTTTCCCGGATGTAAGCACACTGAAGGATAACAATTACTGGGACCAGACCTTCGGGCAGGGTACCAAGCAGAGTTATAACATGAGTGTTACAGGAGGGAAAGAAGGTCTTTCTGTTTTTGGCAGCATGGGTTATTACTCAGAGAGTTCATATGCAGGGGACAGAGGCGGCCAGTGGAAGAAAGCCACCGCCCGCCTGAATGTAGATTGGGACCTCAATAAAGTAGTGAAACTGGGTTTCGGTTTAGCTCCCCGTTATGAGAATTATCCTTTTGCACCCCTCAATCTCACCTGGCCTGCTTTTGCCATGGACCCTACGGTTGCACCCTACAGAACAGAAGCAGAAGTACGAGCTTCCCTGCCTGCATTAACAGGTACTTTCGCGGATTTTCTGACGGCCTTTAATCCTTACTACAGCATGCCCGGCCGTTCTTCCTTTAATGGTATCATAAGTCCCGAATTTAACCTCCGCACTAATTTCGATAAACGGGAATACTTCGGAGGGCAGTTCAATACCTACCTGGAGCTGAAGCCACTGAAAGGCCTGGTGCTTAAAACAGCACTGGATGCAACGGCTAATTTCTCTCAGCAGAACACTTATGCACCTAAATATTATTTCGCTACCAACAGTTACAATGCCAAAACAACGGTTGGTACCAATACCTCGTATAACAGCCGGTTGAAGATCACGAATACCGCAGATTATACTTTGCCGCTGCCTGCAGATCATGCCGTGAATGTATTGCTGGGGCATAGCTATGATAACTATACCACCAAAGGTTCCAATGCATCGCGCGAGAACATTCCTTTTGATACGGAGCCATTCCGCTTTATCAATGGAGGTAATCTTGTAACAGGCGGTGGTGGCGGATATCAACCCGGCGCTGCGCCATTTGGTAAAATGCTTTCCTTCTTTGGTTCGCTCCGTTATAACTATAAAGAAAAATATTACCTCAGTGGTGCTATGCGGGCAGATGCTTCTTCGCTCGTAAATCCATTGTACCGCTGGGGATATTTCCCTTCCGTATCCGGTGCCTGGGTAGTTTCGCAGGAACCTTTCTTTGAAAGTATCAGCCAAACACTCAGTTACTTTAAATTAAGGGCCGGCTGGGGACGGTCTGGTGGTAACCTGCCCGGCAGTGTAGGGGAATACATGTCCTATGTAACACCTGTCAATTATGTGGATGCCAATGGCGGCCCTATCTATGGATATACGCCCGGCACCATCAGCAACCCTGAGCTGCGTTGGGAGATCCAGGAAGATTATACCGTAGGTTTTGATGCAACGCTCTTTCACGACAAGCTGAACGTAACCGTAGAACGTTACGTTAAAACGCCCAACAACCTTTCCTTAACGGTAAGAGTAGATCCTGTGCTGGGATATCCACAGGGATATATTTCAACACAGAATGTGAACATCGGTAAGATGACCACCAAAGGCTGGGATATTGCGGTTGGTTATAAAGACAATATCACCCGCAAGCTGAGCTTTGGCGTAAACCTTACCCTCAGCCAGTTTAAAAGCACCATTAATTACCTTTCCACCTCAGATCCCATCATAGGCGGAGAAGCGAATGAAGTGATCTCTACTTTCCGTTCCCGTACCACCGTTGGCCATGCACCAGGCGTATGGTGGGGTTATATTGTGGATGGCGTGTTCCAGACCAATGAAGAAGCTGCGGCTTATGTGAACAAAAATGGTGTGCGCCTCCAGCCACAAGCTACCGCGGGAGATCTGAAGTTCAGGGATTATAACGGAGATGGCAAGCTGGATAACAGCGACCTGTCTGATATCGGCTCACCTTATCCTAAATTCTCGGGCGGTTTAACACTCACGCTCAATTACAGCAACTTTGATTTCAGAACAGAATTGTACGGCGTGTTCGGTCAGCAGAACTTCAATAACTACAGGAGGAATATGGTGCCAGGCCCTAACTACAACTTCCTGTCTGGCTTCCAGGACCAGTTCTGGAGCGGTCCGGGTTCCACCAACAGTTTCCCTGTCCTGCGGAAAACAGACCTCAACGGAAACTTTACGAAGATGTCTACCTTCTTCCTGGAGAAAGGAAATTTTGTGCGCTGTAATGTGATGCAGCTGGGCTATACCGTTCCACCAAAATTGATCAAAGGGATCAAAAATATAAGGGTGTACGTATCAGCACAGAACTTATTTACCATTACCAATTATTCAGGCCTGAATCCGGATGTGCCCTGGTATTCTTCCATCTCCTACAACGGGTTGGATAACTACCAGATGCTGGTTCCAAGAACTTATTTATTCGGATTGAACATTGGATTGTAA